The following nucleotide sequence is from Candidatus Thermokryptus mobilis.
GAGAACCTTTGCAACTGCCTTGTACAATTGTGGCGGTATTTCCTCGTCAACATCAACTATTTTGAAAAGCATTTGAGCTAAAGGTTTATCTTCAACGATTGGAACATTGTTTTTCCGTGCTATTTCTTTTATTCGCTCTGCTATAAGGTTTATCCCCTTAGCAACTACTTTCGGCGCTTTCATCTTTTTCGGTTCATACTTCAAAGCTACCGCTATATGTGTTGGGTTTGTGATCACAACATCCGCCCTCGCAACATTGTGCATCATCCTCATCCTTACAATTTCCCTCTGTTTTCTTCTAATCCTCGCCTTGACAAGCGGATCACCTTCAAGCTCCTTCAATTCCTCCTTCACTTCCTGCCTCGTCATCCTTAACTCCTTTTCATATTCCCATCTTTGAAAAGAAAAATCAAATATAGCCAAGACCAAATAAATAACCGCCGTCTTCAATAACAATGAAAAACCAGACCTAACGATAAAATCAGCTATCCCTTTGATCTCGGAATCAATGAGAACCACAACATCATCAATCATACCTTTCAAAGTCAAAAACGCAACAAAACCAACGACGCCTACCTTGAAAAATCCCTTGACCAATTCAAAAAAACTTCTTCTTGAAAACAAAATTTTCTTTATCCCGCTTGCTGGGTTTAATCTCTCAAAATCAAACTTCAACGGCTCAAAGGTGAAAACGAAACCAGTTTGTGCTAGATTTACCCCAACCCCAACAACTGAAAGAAGAAGTAAAAAAGGAAGAAAATTCAGCCCGAGAAATGAAATCATATAAGTTGCATATCCCTGGAGATTTGCTTTGGAAATTTCAATTGAATGTAAGTTTGAAAGAATAAACACAGCAAAATTTGAAATTTTAACCCAAACATGCTTACCACCGAAATACAGGATAATTAAAGAAACGGACAAAACTATCGCAGAGTTAAACTCATAGCTTTTTGCGACCTTTCCCTTCTTCCTTGCGTCTTCCCTTCGCTTTGGCGTAGCTTGTTCAGTCCGCTCCTGAAATTCCTCAGCCATAACTTAGACACGAATTAATTTTAAAAGTTCAATCAAATCACCCTCAAAAACATTCAAAACTTTTTTAAAAATTGCAACGAACAGTGGCATTGTAATTATCAAAGCTATAAATCCAACAGCGATTTTAACTGAAAAAGCAAACATGAAGATGTTCATTTGTGGGAAAACCCTTGATAGAATCCCTATTGCTATGTCAGTCAAAAACAATGCAACTAAAATCGGCGCGCTTATCTTAATAGCGGTTATAAAGACAAAAGATATGAACTTAACACCCCATTCAACCAATCCACCAGTTATGCCAAAAGAAGAAATGGGGACAATTTCAAAACTTGCGGATAAAGAACGAAGCAAAATGTGATGCCCATTTAACATAAGAAAAAGTGAAAGCGAAAGGTAATGCTTAAACTGACTTAAAGTTGGAACTGGCTCCGAATGCTCCGGGTCAAACGCTGTGGATGTGGAAAACCCAATGTCAAACCCAATCAAATGTCCAGCGAATTGCACAGCGTAAAATATTCCCCAACAGGAAAAACCCATTATGAGCCCAACTATCACCTCCTTTAAGATCAAGATAAAAAAACCAAGGAACTCAAAAGATAGATTTAAATTGACATCAATCGTCAGAAGAAAGATATAACTCAAAAAAATGCTGACCCAAAATTTGAGCTGGAATGGGACAACGGAATGCCCCAATACGGGGGAGGTTGAGATGAAACTCAATGTGCGGACTAAAATCAAAATGAAAACATAAAAAGTTGAGAGATATAATTCCATCGCTTTTATCTTGTTATGTTTGGTATCTGATTAAAAATTTCACGCGCAAAGCTAACGAAGACATCAATTATCCAAGGCAAAGCGATGACAAGAACAATTGCTATGACGATAAGTTTCGGGACAAATGTCAGTGTCATTTCATTTATTGAGGTAGCGGACTGAAAAATTGATATGATAAGTCCAACTATTGCTGACGCTATCAAAATCGGCGCGGAGACCAGAAAAGCGGTGAAAAACGCTTCCCTCGCAAGATGAATTATGAATTGTTCGGTCATAAATTTCCATTTTAATTTTCTTAGTGAAAACTTTTAACGAGCGATTCAACAACTAGATGCCACCCATCAATCAAAATGAAAAGCAAAATTTTAAACGGAAGAGAGATCATAACTGGCGGAAGCATAATCATCCCCATTGACATTAAAACGCTTGCGACTATTAAGTCAATCATCAAAAACGGGACATAAATCAAAAACCCAATTTGAAATGCTATTTTTAATTCGCTAATTGCGAAGGCGGGTATCAATACATGTGTTGGGATTTCATCTCTGTTTTGTGGCTTTGGTAATTTTGAAAGTGAAACAAAAAGTGCGAGGTCATCTTCACTGACTTGCTTGAACATAAACTCCCGCAATGGTTTTATCGCCCTTTCATAAGCTTGAGCTTGGTTTATCTCCTTACGAAGGTATGGCTGAATTGCATCCGCATTAATCCTCTCCCATACGGGGGACATTATAAAAAATGTCAAGAAAAGCGAAAGCCCAACGAGAACCTGACTTGGTGGCATTTGTTGAACTCCAAGTGCCTGCTTTAAAAAGTGAAAGACGACAATTATCCTTGTAAACGATGTCGTCAAAATTATTATCGCTGGAGCAAGTGAAAGAACGGTCATCAATAAGAGAATTTGTAAAGTCAAGGCGACATCCTCTGGCTTCTGCGATTTACCAACCTCAATGTTTACTTTAGGTATTGCAAGCGGTACATCTGTATTTGAGTTTTGTGCGCTTAAAAAAGCCAAAGGAAAGAACAAAAGAAAAATCAAAAAACGCATTTTCAAAAAGCACCTCCCTGCTTTATTTCCAATTCATCAAGGATACGAATCATCTCCGGGTCGCTTATCTCGGATAAAATTGAAATGGAATTTTCAGCTACGCCGAGGATTAAAACTTTGTTCAAAATTTTGACAATATAAATTGACTTCTTCGGTTGAATTTGCAACCGAGCGTAAATTTTCATGCTCAAAGACGAGGGATTTGGAATTTTCAGGTAAAATTTCCTCAACACATATAAAAAGCCGAACATCAAAATCACGACAACGCTAAAAGAAAAAATCGTTTTTATGACAAGTGAAATCATTTCACTTCTTCAAATTTTTTATCCTTTCGTCAACCGCCACAAGATTTGTAATTCTGATGCCAAAATGTTTATCAATCACAACAACTTCACCTTCAGCTATCTTCTTGCCATTTACGAGCACATCTACCGGCTCACTTGCGAGTTTATCAAGTTCAATTATTGAGCCACGATCAAGCTCAAGTATATCTTTTATAAACATCGTCGTCCGCCCAAGCTCAATTGAAACAGGCAAAAGAACATCAAGCAAAATCTCAAGCCGATTGTTCACAACTTTTTCATCGCCCGTTCTTTCGGTTTGAGTATTTTCAAGATTTTGAAACTCTACGTTTTGAACTTCCATCTTCCCTGTCTCCTTCTCCATTGCACTACTCCTCATTGTTTGAAATTCTTGTCACCTTTACTGCTTTTTTCCCATTGAAAACCCCAGGTTTACCATAAAGTTTTAGTTTCCCGGCAATGAAAATTTTAACTTCAGAATCAACCCCTGTGTTAAGAAGGATTACATCACCAACATTTAAATTCAAAATTTCCTCAATGCTTATCTCTACTTGACCAAGTTCAACTGATACTGGAATCTTGGTCGTCTTTATCCTTTCAGCGATGTATTTTGAATATTCCTCAGGCGTTTGCCTTCTAACCCCCATAAATTTTTGAAGCGTCATCTTGGTGAGCGAGTCCTCAATCACAAAAACAGGATAACACATGCTCATTCTGAAGCTTTTATCCGCAAGCGAAACAATAAACGAAATCACAAGCACGATCTCACTTGCCGGGGCGATTTGAACTATATCCGGGTCACTTTCATACTTTGAAATTTTGAATTTGTATGTGTCAACCACGCTCCATGCTTTTTCAAGCTCTGTGCAAGAACGCTCAATTATACCGCGAATTAAACTTTGTTCAATTTGTGTTAAAGCCCTTGTCATTTTTTTCTTTCCTTCAAAAGCGCTATCCCCACTCCCCCCAAGCAACCTTTCTATCAAGACGAAACCAAGTTCAATCCCCAGCTCAAAAATTATATCTCCCTTGCCTTCGCCAGCACTTAAAATAAAAATAACGCTGGGCTTTTCTATTGAAAGGATATATTCAGAATAAAAAAGTTGATCAATGTTTTCAACTTGAATTGTCACTGGCGTTTGAAGTCGGCTCGTCAAATGATAGCCAAGCATCTCCGCAAAACTTTGATGAATCGTTTGGATCGTCCTTATTTGGTTTTTTGAAACCCTACTCGGGCGACGAAACTCATACGGCACCACTTCCTTCTGCTCACGCTTTGAAATTATCTCCCCGGGCGACTTACCCGCGGTTAAACCCGCAAGTAAACTGTCTATTTCCTGCTGAGATAAAATCTCTGGCATCGGAGAAACTAACTTTTATTGAATTATAAACTTACTGAAATAAACATTTTGAACTCTCCCCTGAGTTAAAATCTCATCAACCTTTTTAGCTATCTCCCGCCTTAAATCTTTCCTCTTCGTCACATCGCTTAACTCTTCAAGCGTCTTGCTTGACAGGACATTTATCAATATGTCATTCACTATGACCTCTTTACTTTGAATTTCAGCAAATGCCTTTTCATTCGTCACCTCTATCCCAACGCTTGTGAGCAAATACCTTAATCCACCCGTCCCTGCAGGGTTCACAATTAAATCTTTGACGACGAAAAGAAACTCCGGATGTGAAATCACATATTCCGATTCGTTTATTTTATACTCATCCCCAATTTTTTTATCCACCGCTTGTGTTTTAATTTTCCCGTCATCGCTCGGCGGATTTGTCTTTGAGTTCAGATCAAGAACAAGAAGATAGGCGATCACAATTTGAAGCAAAACAATAGGTATAGCAACGAAAAAAATAGTTTTTTTACCGCTTTTCTGCGAAGCTGTTTGATCTTGCGGAGTTTGAACCTGTTGCGCTTGAACCTTTTCTGGCATATGACAAATTTTTTATTTTGAAACTCACAAAATAAAATCAAACCCCGTGCCATTTTAAAACCCCATTTAAAAACGATAAAAAATAAAGCCAGGGATGAAACCCTGGCTGATATTAACCAATTGGTTGAGATTATCACCACAAGGAAGATTTAAATCTTTAATCACCAAGGAAAATATACCCTTTAGACGTGAAAATCATAATTCTCAATCTTCAAACTTTCGCACCCTGGCGAAATTTTTTATGCTTATGTTAAAATACACTTTAAATGAAAATCCCGACATTGAAACAGGCGAACCAAATCTAACTTTCCATCTCTTCTCGTCATCCCCAACCTTCTTCAAAAATGTCCATTCATCTATTTTCTCTGAAATTAAATACAAACCCTTAACACCGATATTCAAATCAGGATTTATCACAAACTCAATCCCAGTGCCCACTCCCCCTTGCAATAACCATTTCCTAAGACTTAACGCATACTCAATTGTATCCCTATTACTGCTTTCCTTCGCGCTGAACTTAAAATTCGCCACCCCAACTCTACTTTCAAACGCAACCGAAAGACGCCTGAAATAAATCTTCTTCATCAATCCGATTGAAAAATTACCATAAAGACCGCTCTTAACATCATTCCCAAAGAAATTGACATCAAGCGGGAGCACACCAACATTTGCGGATAAAATAAACCAAAGCTGGCTTTTGTTGATCGCTTTCCCAAAGTTTACATTTATATCAAAATGTCCCGCATATGCAAAAGGAGAAACCTTTTTTATTTTAACCGTATCCATCACGCCAGCGGATAGTGGGAAATTGTAAAAATCAACCGAACTTACCTTCACAGGGAAAGCACTCAAACCAAAAACAAAATCAAATGGAAATCTCGGTCTTTCTTCAGCCAACATTCCTTTCTGGATTACACCAGAACCGAAAATTGAACCAATTATTATCTGGGCACTGCTATATTCCTTCTTGTATCTATTATCTGCGACATTGCTCACACGAACGAATCCAACATTTCTCTTTTTAATCTCCCCAGTTATTGTCTCAACAAATTCGTAAATATCAAAACCATCATCAATCAAGACCCCCTCTCTTTTACCAAGATCAAACTTTACACTATTAAAACTCGCTTCAACCACCGGAGCTGAAAGTTTAAAAATTTCCCTCAAAGCCATATCAAAGCTACTCACAAGCCCAGGCACTGCAAACATAAAAGCAGAATCCTGGGGTGAAATGTTTCCTTTGTAATCCACAACTGAAACAAAAGCATTACTTGGGCTCTTTGCTCTCACCTCATACGAAAAGATGATTGAATATTGATTATTTTCAAACTTGACCCTGTAAATCGCCATCCCTCCATTAATCGTTGCCCTTACACCGGGGATGCGAACTTCCCTGCCTTTCTTTTTCTCAACTATGGTATCTCTGACAACCCTTGCCATATCAATAAATGGAATGACTATGTAGCCAGAGTTCATAACCCTCTCAATTTTCCGAGCATCAATCCCAAATGTCTTCGCCTTGGTTGAGATAAATCTTTCCCTGTCTGCCTCACTAACAAGGGAAAGCGCCTTCATCTCTTTGTTTATGTCAAGTATCCTGACAATCTCCGGCACAATATAAACTTGAACATCGGAAGAAAGCTCATTAAGAGATGAGTATGCTTTCTCACTCACGACTTGTTTAAATTTTGAAACCGTCGTCTCGGGTAACGATTCCCAATAAAACCTCGGAAGGTTAATTTGAGTTGATATAAGTTCAGCCAATCGTTTCCTAATTAAATCACTTGGATTCACAACGATATCTTTTGAAACTATCGCTGAATAATCCAAAAACGAGATGGTTTTCTTAAAATATTTTGAAAATTCCTGTCCAGCACCCTGTTGTGAGATCGCTTGGATATGATTTAATAAAAGCAGAAATAAAACAAACAGGCGCATCGTATAAAACCTAAATTAATGATTTAATCTACTTTCACAACAATTTTGAGCTTTTGTCCTGGAAATATAAGGTCTGGATTTTTAATCACGTTCTTATTCAATCTGTATATCAATTTCCATTTTCCAAATTCACCATAAATGTTCTTTGAAATTCGGTAAAGATAATCACCAGGTTTGACTATATAATCCACTAATTGGCTTTCCCTGTGATTAACCTTTAACACATATTTCTCAAAATCAAAATACGGGTCTCTTTCCTTATTATGGCATCTGATACAAATCTCAGAACTAACGGGTTCAACGGTGTTTTCGTAATCCCCATTTAAATGCTCTGGTTTAACGAAATGACATTCAACACAACCAACATTGAGCAACTCCTTTTTATAGGGTTTCCTTGTAAATCCATCCGGGCGACAGTAACCAGTTGTATGACAAGATAAACATTCAGGGTCATTAACCCTTCCATCCTCAATTATAGTTTTAAATGCATTTGCATGCCTTGTGAACATCCACTTATAACCTACTTCTTCATGACAATCCATACAAGTTGAACTGCTCACAACAATATATTTATCAGGTATTGGATTTGAATAAAGGCAAGTATCCTTAAACCCCAAAGCGACAAACCTTTGATAAGCATTTAAAATGCTTCTAATTTTTGGATCCCCCTTGATGTCTTTTAAGAGTGGTATCAAACGGCCAGAATAGCTAACAATTTCTTTATCTTTTAAATTAATTTTAAGTTTAAGGTAGCCAACATATTCACCGTTTCCACCTGGGTGAGATATTATACATTTATTTACAACTTCTGGCTCCATTAAAAGGGTTTGAGAATGTGCCCCTATTATAATGTCTATCTCTGGAAATTTCTCGGCTATATCAACATCTCTAATATACCCAAGATGAGAAAGAAGTATTATAATATCTGACTTTTCTTTCAAGATCGGTATTATGTTTTTCAAAGCTTGAGTATAATCAAGCACCTTTATGTGTTCAACTTTCTCTGGTGGCATAATAGCGAAAGGGTCTTCATTAGCAACGCTTATTATACCAAATTTTACTCCACCGATATTTTTTATCGCATATTTTTTCGAAACCGGTCTCCCATCTTTATATTCAATGTTTGTAGAGATAAGCTTATCCTTAAGATTTTTCTTTATCTCTTCAAAAAAATCAATTCCGTTAGAAAACTCCTGATCGCCTATTCCTATAAAATCATAAGGCAGAATTTTATAAGCCGAAAGGACAAATCTATCTTTTTCTATGAATCCTATTGATGAAAAAATATCTCCTGCGTCAAGAATAAGGGAAAGATTGTTGGTCTGCGCTTTGAGATTTTTTATCACGGAATATCGTTTATCAAGCCCTCCAATAGGATTACCAGGGCATCCACAATTTTCAAGAATTCCATTGGTATTAGAGGTGTAAATTATCCCTATCTCTATATTTTGGGATTTATCCTCACTAATTGGAACAGCTTCAAAAAAGTTCAAGAACAGTGTAACAAAAATTATAATACCAAATTTTAATAAACGCATACACCATTAAAATTTATTTTTCAAGGATGAAAACGATTTCCCCATCTCCTTCAAAGGGTAAAACTCTAAGAATCGGATTTTGCCGCGATTGAGTTTCGCTAACAACGCGTTCCTCAACATAAGTGAAAATTTCGTGTATAGTTATAATCCCATCATTATTCATATCAGCTCCACCCTGTAGGGCTTTGATGAGATAGTAAGTGAAAACGCTGTGGCCCCACAAGTCGCTTTCATACACCTGCTCATTTTTTTGCCCTGCTGCGAGAAGTTGCCTGCCCCTATCCTTTGCTTTCTTTTTAACATACTCAAGCGTCGTCTCACTTAACGGTACAGATCTTGATGTAAGCCAACCAGCAAGCCCACCATAACAAGCGTCAATGATAAATAACATATGCTTCGCCGGTGAAAGCTTTGCGAGGTTATTTACCTCTGTCATAGAAATGCAAGTTGTGTACTTTGATTCAAGGTTTCCATCAACAGGAACCAAATATCCCATTTCTCCCCCTGCCGGCAATGGCTCAGTTACACCATGACCAGCAAAGAACACGACAACCCTATCGTTAGGTCCTATCTTCTTAGGTAACTCGTCCCCAAGAACTCTGATTATTGATTGTTTTGTCGCATTCCTATTATAGATCTCTATAACTTTATCAGGTTCAAAACCAAGATGGCTAATCAAAACCTCCTTAAGACCTTTTGCATCCTTTACAGCATATTTCAACTTCGTAACATTCAAGTAATCATCAATCCCAATTAAAACAGCCCAACTATTTTCATAAAAATCCTTGCTTGATACAAATTTTTGTTTTGGCTTAACATAATTGACATTTATCAGAATGGAAGTATCGGCTGATTCATTATACGCTATTATCCTTATTTTATTCTCCCCCGGAACAAGATTTATACTCTGTTTGAACTCAACCTTATTTGAGACTTCTTTCTCATCTGTTACTTTAAGACCAATTCCTCTCATAAGTTGATTGTTCACTATCACCATTACTGCGGGCTGAACCTTTTCATCCTCAGCTATAAAATGAAGCTCTATCTTATCATCAGTTACCGTTGTCTCCTTTGGGGAAAGGATTGTAACAGTTGGCGGGTTCCTTCTAGGTATATACAAAATATCAACTGAGCTAGTTTGAATGTTTGCCCCATCATCAGCTACTATAGTGATTTTATTTATCCCCTTAAGCAACCTAACTGTGTCCTCAAAAATGATTGTTTTATCATCAACGCGTTTCAATTTTGGATTTTCAACCCTGATATTTCTTATATAAACATTCACATTTTCAACTTTTTTATCATCACTAATAAAAGCTCTAACAACGGCGGTTTCCTCATTTGTTTCCCTTGATACCGGGGATGAGAACTCAACTTTAGGCGGAATGTTATCTATAGCAAAAACTTTCGCTTCAGGCACATTTACAGTTAAAACCCTTGTTACAGCATTATTAAAGTTATCAATGGCAACTATTTTTATTTGATTTATTCCTGGCTTTAAAGTCCAGCGATATAAAAATTTTACGGAATTTTTCCCAACTGATTGTTCGGTTTTTTCTGCAACGCTCATCTCAATAAAGGGAACATGGATATTATCTATTGAAATTGATTTAACAGCATAATTACTATTAACTATACCTATTATGTCCAATGTATCAACAGGGACGCTAATAATTAAAGAATCTGATCCTACGAAATACGATGGGGATAAAATTTTTATCTTAGGTTTTGATGCAACAAACATCGGTTCAAACTCCCTTGTTACGTTAAGTATCATGGTTGTCGTTACATTAGAGATATCAACAACCTTAATTTCAACCCGATTATTTTTATGGGGAAGATCAACCTCCCCAACAAATTTATAACAAGGTCCTTTAAGTTTAAACATCTGAATATCCAAGGATGTAACATTAACGATATTTGCTGGCTCTGAATTTATCAGAACCGCTTTTAACTCCCTATAACTTGAAACCAAACCCTCAATTTTCATTGATAATTCTGTCCCCTTAAATGTGAAATTGAACTCATTTACTCTTGAATCTTCATCTAAAATAAATGTCTTTGGATAGGTTATCTGAATACCAGGTTTTGGAACATTTGGCCAACTCCCGATGACATATTGCCAACTGCCTGATACCCTTTTGCCATTTCTGAATACTATTGGGTTCTGTGCAGACCCTGCCATTGACACATTTTGATTATAGTCAACGGCAACAATGTAATAAGCAATTTCAGATGGATTATCAACATTTATATAATCACCGAAGGATTGAGATGAAAAATTTCTTAGCTGTCGCATTTTAAATTCCTTATCCCTTAAACTTTTATAATAAATTAACACCCTTGAAATCCCAACATTATCGTCAGCAATTACTACTATAGGATAGCCCAAACCCTGTTTATATATGGCAAATTCGGGAGGAAAATGAAGAAGAAAAGGTGAAACATTGTCTGATTCTCTCCTAGATGTAAAAAATGGCATCGGTGTAACTGGCACAATTACAAATGGTGATTCTGGCGTCGGGAGATATGAGATATTATTATATTTATCAATAGCGCTGATATAGTAATATAACTTTGAAGAGCTGGTGAATGCGTTCGCAGGGAAACGAAAAACATATTTACTCTCACCAATTTTTATCCCTTCAAAGATTGAGAATTTTCCCGAATATTCATCCTTTATAAATAACTGAACCCTTTGAACCCCACTCTCATCTTTTACATCAACCTCAATCTCAAATCCAACACTTGGATTATATTGTTTTACAGGCGTATGAACAATTGTAGGACCAACTATATCTGCAAATTCAATCTTAACAGTAAATGGTTTCGCCTCAGAGCCAAATGAAGATGTATTTCCAGCAAGGTCAGTTGCTAATATATAATAATAAAAGAAACTTGAACCCCTTTTGATATCCGAAGGTATCTCACCCGCATAAGCCGAACCACCCTGAAAGGTTAACTCTAATTTGGAATATCCCACATCTGTAGGTTTTTTATACATTGCAAAAACTTTATCAACTCTGACATTATCGTTCACGATGCATCTTATAAAAGTTCGCTCGTTGACATTCGTGCTTGAAATTGGTACATGTTGGATTTCAGGTGGGGTCTCATCGGGCAATATAGATATTATAAAAGGTTTACCCTTTATATCTGACTTTATGGTCTCCTGATTTTTCGAGTCAACTGCCTTTACAAGATACTCCACCGCATCTGACAGGATATCAGAAGCAGGTATAACCGCAAGGAATTTATCCCTTTCCGTTCGTTTCATTTCTATTGTTTTAAATGAACTTTCACCTTTGTTCCTGTAGAGAACTACAGCCTTTAAAAGTTCAACATCATCAATTATATGCGCGCTTATTTCTATATCTCTACCTGAGACAGACGCTCGGACCGGGGAATGAAAAACCGATGGCGGTTCATCAACTTTTTCATACGCTTTTGCAAAAATAGCTTTATCCCCTCTCTCAAATGGCAAAATTCGTGAGGTAATTATCGCTTTTGCACCTGTTTGCTGAACATCTATAATCTGTATTTCACCAACCTCCTTTTTATCAGCATATATTATTTTCCCCCTCTCATCAAGTTGAACATTTAACCATCTTTCAACTTTAAATTTCATCCCCTTTTCAATCCCAAGGTCAGCCCCTGCATCAATAAAGACAACATCATCCTCCCCAATAGCTATTATGGTTGGTTGGATTATTATTTTGG
It contains:
- a CDS encoding flagellar basal body-associated FliL family protein, with protein sequence MPEKVQAQQVQTPQDQTASQKSGKKTIFFVAIPIVLLQIVIAYLLVLDLNSKTNPPSDDGKIKTQAVDKKIGDEYKINESEYVISHPEFLFVVKDLIVNPAGTGGLRYLLTSVGIEVTNEKAFAEIQSKEVIVNDILINVLSSKTLEELSDVTKRKDLRREIAKKVDEILTQGRVQNVYFSKFIIQ
- the fliQ gene encoding flagellar biosynthesis protein FliQ encodes the protein MTEQFIIHLAREAFFTAFLVSAPILIASAIVGLIISIFQSATSINEMTLTFVPKLIVIAIVLVIALPWIIDVFVSFAREIFNQIPNITR
- a CDS encoding FliO/MopB family protein, translated to MISLVIKTIFSFSVVVILMFGFLYVLRKFYLKIPNPSSLSMKIYARLQIQPKKSIYIVKILNKVLILGVAENSISILSEISDPEMIRILDELEIKQGGAF
- the fliR gene encoding flagellar biosynthetic protein FliR is translated as MELYLSTFYVFILILVRTLSFISTSPVLGHSVVPFQLKFWVSIFLSYIFLLTIDVNLNLSFEFLGFFILILKEVIVGLIMGFSCWGIFYAVQFAGHLIGFDIGFSTSTAFDPEHSEPVPTLSQFKHYLSLSLFLMLNGHHILLRSLSASFEIVPISSFGITGGLVEWGVKFISFVFITAIKISAPILVALFLTDIAIGILSRVFPQMNIFMFAFSVKIAVGFIALIITMPLFVAIFKKVLNVFEGDLIELLKLIRV
- the fliM gene encoding flagellar motor switch protein FliM, coding for MPEILSQQEIDSLLAGLTAGKSPGEIISKREQKEVVPYEFRRPSRVSKNQIRTIQTIHQSFAEMLGYHLTSRLQTPVTIQVENIDQLFYSEYILSIEKPSVIFILSAGEGKGDIIFELGIELGFVLIERLLGGSGDSAFEGKKKMTRALTQIEQSLIRGIIERSCTELEKAWSVVDTYKFKISKYESDPDIVQIAPASEIVLVISFIVSLADKSFRMSMCYPVFVIEDSLTKMTLQKFMGVRRQTPEEYSKYIAERIKTTKIPVSVELGQVEISIEEILNLNVGDVILLNTGVDSEVKIFIAGKLKLYGKPGVFNGKKAVKVTRISNNEE
- the flhB gene encoding flagellar biosynthesis protein FlhB, translated to MAEEFQERTEQATPKRREDARKKGKVAKSYEFNSAIVLSVSLIILYFGGKHVWVKISNFAVFILSNLHSIEISKANLQGYATYMISFLGLNFLPFLLLLSVVGVGVNLAQTGFVFTFEPLKFDFERLNPASGIKKILFSRRSFFELVKGFFKVGVVGFVAFLTLKGMIDDVVVLIDSEIKGIADFIVRSGFSLLLKTAVIYLVLAIFDFSFQRWEYEKELRMTRQEVKEELKELEGDPLVKARIRRKQREIVRMRMMHNVARADVVITNPTHIAVALKYEPKKMKAPKVVAKGINLIAERIKEIARKNNVPIVEDKPLAQMLFKIVDVDEEIPPQLYKAVAKVLAYVFRLKNKSSKVSV
- the fliN gene encoding flagellar motor switch protein FliN — protein: MEKETGKMEVQNVEFQNLENTQTERTGDEKVVNNRLEILLDVLLPVSIELGRTTMFIKDILELDRGSIIELDKLASEPVDVLVNGKKIAEGEVVVIDKHFGIRITNLVAVDERIKNLKK
- a CDS encoding multiheme c-type cytochrome, whose amino-acid sequence is MRLLKFGIIIFVTLFLNFFEAVPISEDKSQNIEIGIIYTSNTNGILENCGCPGNPIGGLDKRYSVIKNLKAQTNNLSLILDAGDIFSSIGFIEKDRFVLSAYKILPYDFIGIGDQEFSNGIDFFEEIKKNLKDKLISTNIEYKDGRPVSKKYAIKNIGGVKFGIISVANEDPFAIMPPEKVEHIKVLDYTQALKNIIPILKEKSDIIILLSHLGYIRDVDIAEKFPEIDIIIGAHSQTLLMEPEVVNKCIISHPGGNGEYVGYLKLKINLKDKEIVSYSGRLIPLLKDIKGDPKIRSILNAYQRFVALGFKDTCLYSNPIPDKYIVVSSSTCMDCHEEVGYKWMFTRHANAFKTIIEDGRVNDPECLSCHTTGYCRPDGFTRKPYKKELLNVGCVECHFVKPEHLNGDYENTVEPVSSEICIRCHNKERDPYFDFEKYVLKVNHRESQLVDYIVKPGDYLYRISKNIYGEFGKWKLIYRLNKNVIKNPDLIFPGQKLKIVVKVD
- the fliP gene encoding flagellar type III secretion system pore protein FliP (The bacterial flagellar biogenesis protein FliP forms a type III secretion system (T3SS)-type pore required for flagellar assembly.), with translation MRFLIFLLFFPLAFLSAQNSNTDVPLAIPKVNIEVGKSQKPEDVALTLQILLLMTVLSLAPAIIILTTSFTRIIVVFHFLKQALGVQQMPPSQVLVGLSLFLTFFIMSPVWERINADAIQPYLRKEINQAQAYERAIKPLREFMFKQVSEDDLALFVSLSKLPKPQNRDEIPTHVLIPAFAISELKIAFQIGFLIYVPFLMIDLIVASVLMSMGMIMLPPVMISLPFKILLFILIDGWHLVVESLVKSFH